In Candidatus Poribacteria bacterium, the DNA window CTCCGGACGAACTTCCCATCTGCGGCATAGATAGAGATTTTGACATTCGCGGGTTTTGCCAACTGATATGGTATCCATGTTTCTGGGTTAAGCGGATTCGGGTAGTTCGGCAATAAAGCCGTCTGTTTCGGTGTTGATGTTGCAAGGAGTTGTTCTAAAATGAGAATACCGCGTTGAAAAGCCGGGTCTGTTAGGGGCAATTGCCGGGCTTCCTGAAGCCATTTTTCTACATCTGCAGTAATGAACGTTTGAAGGACTTGAGGATTCATAGCGGGCGCGGAATCACTTGAACCTAAGGCACCTGCAACGAGGACGAGGTCCTGTATATTGACAATCCCATCACGGTTAACATCCGCTGGATTGCTTCCCGATTGCCCAAGATTTGATGCGACCCATACAAGGTCTTGGATGTTAACAATATCATCCCCGTTGACATCCTCTCTGCGTCTTGTAGATTTAGTGGCATCTGATAGAGGTTCAGTGACATCTGATGGAGTGGAAGGATTGAGTTCCCATAAGAGTATGGTGCCATCCTTACTCCCAGTTGCGATGGTATTGCCATCCGGGCTAAACGCTACACCGTCGACCTCATCCCCATGCCCTGTGAGCGTGCGGAGATGTGAGCCCGTGTTGACATCCCAGAGACCGACGGTGTTGTCCCAACTCGCAGTGGCGAGGGTGGCACCATCTGGACTCAACGCTATGCTGACGATCGCATCCGTATGTCCGGTGAGCCTGTGTAGCGAGTCTCCTGTATTGACATCCCAGAGACGGGCGGTGTCGTCATAACTCCCAGTTGCCAGCGTGTTGCCATCCGAAGTGAACGCTACCCTGGTAACCCCATTACTATGCCCGGTGAACGTGCGGAGATGTGAACCCGTGTTGACATCCCAGAGACGAGCAGTGTTGTCATAACTCCCGGTTGCCAGCGTGTTGCCATCGGGACTAAACGCCACGCTTCTGAGCCAATGCGTATGCCCGGTGATTGTGCGGAGAGGACTACCCGTGTTAACATCCCAGAGACGGGCAGTGTTGTCACCACTCGCGGTTGCGAGCGTGTTGCCATCGGGACTAAAGGCTACGTCTCTGATCCAATCCGTATGCTCGGTGAGCGTGTGTAGAAGGTTCCCTGTGTTTGCATCCCAGAGGCGGGCAGTGTCGTCATAACTCCCAGTTGCGAGCGTGTTGCCATCGGGACTAAACGTTATGCTGTTGACCCAATCCGTATGCCCGGTGAGCGTGTGTAGAAGGTTCCCCGTGTTTGCGTCCCAGAGACGGACGGTGCGGTCCTCATTCCCACTTGCGACGGTGCTACCATCGGGACTAAACGCTACGCCGATGACCGCAGACGTATACCCGGTGAACATGTGTAGCGGGTTCCCCGTGTTTGCGTTCCAGAGGCGGGCAGTGCCGTCATAACTCCCAGTTGCGAGCGTTGTGCCATCGGGACTAAACGCTACGCCGATGACCCAACCCGTATGCTCAGCGAGCGTGCGGAGATGTGAACCTGTGTCGACATCCCAGAGGCGGATGGTGTCGTTATAACTCCCACTTGCGAGGGTGTTTCCATCTGGACTAAACGCGACGCTGAAGACCGCAGCCCAATGTCCGGTGAGCGTGTGTAGCGGGTTCCCCGTGTTTGCGTCCCAGAGACGGGCGGTGCTGTCCCAACTCCCACTTGCGAGGGTGTTTCCATCTGGACTAAACGCGACGCTATTGACTCCAGACCTATGCTCGGTGAGCGTGCGGAGATGTGAGCCTGTGTTTGCATCCCAGAGACGGATGGTTTTGTCCGCAGCCCCGCTTGCGATCGTCGTCCCATCTGGGCTAAACGCTACGCTGGTGACCCCATTCCTAACTCTGTTGACCTGCTTTGTATGTCCGGTGAGCGTGCGGTGCTCGCTACCCGTGTTGACATCCCAGAGACGGACGGTGGCATCCTCACTCCCGCTTGCGATGGTTGTGCTATCCGGGCTAAATGCTACGCTGTTGACCCCAAACGTATGTCCGCTGAGCGTGCGGAGATGTGAGCCTGTGTTTGCATCCCAGAGGCGGATGGTGGTGTCCTCACTCGCGCTTGCGATGGTTGTACCATCTGGACTAAACGCTACGCCGTTGACCGCAGACGTATGCCCTGTGATGAGTTCAAGTTCTTCGCCTGTCTGTGCGTCGTAGATCCAAATACCGATAATACTTACTACTGCCAGACGTGCGCCGTCTGGGGAATACTTTATTTCATTTATCCTACCTTTGCCGAGACGTGCTTTAGCACCTTCGGGTAATCCCAAAGTTATGTAGTCTTGTGCAAAGGTGTTTGGCAGAATAATAAATACTGCCAAAAGTGCAACTAAAATCCAAAAGAGTGTGGTTTTCACGCGTAATTTCTCCTTATAAGTTCACCATATTCATTGTTTTATTGCTTAAGTTGTGCCCATGTAGTGGTGAGTTTTCCTTGTGGATTGACAGCAAGCGCGTTTCCGATCTTTGCACCATTTTTACCCTCCAGATGATGTGCGTTGCCCGATGCATCTGAAAATTGTTGGGTGCCACCCGGTTCATCAAAATGCCATAAGGCAACCGTCTTTGCGTCATTTTTGAACTTGTCGTCTGGCATAAAGCCTTTTTTGTTGACATCGTAACGAGCCTCCGTTGAGATGCGGACCTCATCAATATATCCAGTGAAGGAATCCAAAAACGCTTTGGCTGGCGGACGACCCGGTAGCACAATTATTTTTCCATAGCCTCCCAGCACGAAGTCCTTTGGACGCAAACCACGAGGATCACGATCGTGTCCGAGAGGTATCCCGTGTTGATTTGTCGCTACGAAATCATTGACGATCATTGTTATCTGATTCCTATTTAACTGATAAGCGATGTGTTGCCATTGGTTCGGTACAAGCGAGATCGGGAAAGATATTGTCCGACCGAGCCCTCCCTCAATATAGGAACTCATTAGCAAGATTAGATCCCCCTTCGGAGGCTCAATATTTAGCACCTTAGCCCAATTATCTCCATCTTTCACGATGATCATATCCACCTGTTGATAGAGTATCGTCACTACCGTGTCCTTGTTGTCAGGCGGTGTGGTGGGATATATCCATGCTTCGAAGGTGAATTCGTCCGTGCCATCCGGTAAGAGATACCCAAAGGTTTCAAAGTCTAAAACGGCGTAGTCATCAACCCCGTCAAGAACTAAATAATTTCCACCTGCGGGTGATGGCGGTGGCAACGCTTTGGCACTCGGTGGAATGAGTGCCAGTAAAAAGAGGCATGCAAGGATCTGTCGGTGTCCCATTTTTTCTCCTGTTACTGTAAGTATTGAAAATTCAATGACTGCCTTTTTTAATCGCCCGCACGTTTTTACAAGTTTCCCTGTTGGATCGACACGCTGAGAACCTTTCCCGTGTAATCAAAATATCTAACGTCCAACATCCTTTCACGGTTTACGGCTATAGCTGCGAAATGCCTCTCGATCCGAGCCTCGGACGATTGCAATTGTCTTAAATGTTGTTGTCTATCGTATTTCTTATAATTAAAGACACAATTTTCGGGAAAAAATTGTGCATCATTTGAAAAAAAATAAAAAATTTGAATTTTAATCAGATATAGTTGGGAAATTGCCGATGGGTTGTTGGTTATCGGTTTTCAGTTAAGAGTCAGGATTCGGATATCCTTCCTACAATACGATCAACTGAAAAGCCATCGGAATTCCAAGGAAAGAAAAAGTCGCGATTGGGAAATCGCTCCTACAGAAGAAGGGTGAATGCAATCTTAGGTGAGAAAAAAAGGCGAGGTGTTTTGCTTGAGTGTTTCCCAAGGCACCTCGCCAGCAAATTGTTTTGGAAGATAGACTTTACAGCTACGCTTCAAGCGGAATATGAAATATCCCGCGTTGTTGTGTAGCAATGTAAAGTCTATCATTACTGACGACCAGTGAGACAATTTTATCTGGAATGTTGGGAGAAATCTGATCCCACTTGCCATGAGCATCCAAGCGATAGACACCTGCATCACCGGCACCATAAACTGTGGTCCCTTCTGCTGCAAGGTTGTCTATCATCATCCGTTTACCTGTTCTATCAGTTAGCACACTCCAGTGCGCGCCGGTTTGTGAACTCAAGACCCCCGCATCAGTTGCGACGTAAACCGTTGAACCGGCAAAGATTATCTCTTTGAAACGGGTAAAATGAAACGGGAGGGTGGGTGTAATATTTTTCCAACTCTTTCCACCATCAAGTGACTGAAAGAGTTTGCCGTCCCGTTTGCCAACGTAGACGGTATCTGCTGATGCGGCTAATTTGAAGCCTGTATCAAGTGCTTTGTTAAGGGGTTCAGTGGTATCCATTAAACCAGTGTCTGTCCATTCTGGATCGCCGTATTTCCACTTGAAAAGTTTTTGCTTCCACTCGGCATAGAACGTCTGTCCAGTGACTGCAAACCCACCAATTCCCTCAAATTTATCAATAAGATAAGTTGTATCTGATAAGTTATCATTTTTTTCAGGTTTATTCGGCGAAGGGTCCTCTGTCCACAACTCAACGAACGAAGATTCTCGTTCAAAAGTGGGTGCCCCCTGAACTGGCACAAGTATATTGTCCTCTGCAGATAACTGGAAAATGCGCAAATAGTCCTTTATAGACGTAATTTCAGATAGTTGGAGATCGATCATGCTATCTTTTTCAGGTGCCATTCCGTAGAGAACGTCGTTAGCAATTGCTAACTGAGAAGCGAGGTTAAGGTAAGCAAATTTCTGTTCCATTGTTTCACGTATTTGGCTATCGCAGTCAATCTGGACAGTTTCCCACGTTTCACCACCGTCAATGGATTGGACAAGAACCCCACGGGTATACCCATAAAGTCTATTGTTGACTGCGACCAGATACTGTATTGTTGTTTCCCTGATTCCGCTTGTAAATGCGTGCCATGATTTACCACCGTCAGTTGTGCGATGAACACCGGATGAACTGGCTCTATAAAAAGTATTTTTGTCCACAGTTACAATCCCTTGTGATAAAAGTATTTTGCCGGTATCCGCCGGAATACTCATCCCAAGCTCTGGTCTCATAAGGTCCGATTCATTTCCGTGTGTTATCTCAGTCCACGATGCTCCGAAGTCAGTCGAGTGAAAAATTCCGCCTAAACTTTTTGGATTGATATCAGCTATTATATTTGCTGTAAACTTTTGGTTTGGTTCAATCCATTCCCAGCGAGAAAGGTCGGAACCCGTTCCAACATAGAGGCTGTTTTCAAACCCAGTCATCCAGTAGACAGGTTCTGACGGACTTGCCGACAAGTGTTGCCAAATATCTGAATCAAGACGGTAGATGCCGCTGCTTGTACCTGCGAACACTATGTTTCTAATTGCAGTGACTGCGTGGATACTTTCATCTGCTAACCCATCTTTCAAGAGATCCCACTGTGTGCCAGCATCCGTAGATCGAAAAACACCTTCATCTTGAAGGGCAAGATACATTACAATATGTGAGTGCGAATTATGTTCTTGTACTTCATCGGTGATGATAAGTCCGATAGCGTGTCCTTTTGGTCGGGCGCAGAAGACATGCCATGTCTCGCCCTTATCAATTGAAGCGAGTATTTTATCAGTAGAAACGATATAGAGGGTATCATCATGTGCTGCCATCGGCATCCGAGATCCATTGGTCGATATATCGCTATTGGTAAGTGTCCATACGGTTTCACCTACTGCCCGTTTATAGATGCCGGATTGTGCAGCAGCGTAGAGGGTTCTGTCGGATGTAGCGAAAATATTATGCACAGCACCACCGTAGGGGCCATTTGTTTGGGTCCACTGCGAAGCAGAGAACTTAGCGAGATCGTTCTGTGTATTAGATGCTAAAGTTGTTTCAGTACTTTGCAGACCGGTACTGCCGCTTTTACCGGGGGTAGCGGCACGTCCAACCTGATTTCGCACAGCCGGTTTTGCGTCGATATCAACCACAATGAATGCGTCAACGATTTCAATTGTGGGTTCGGATTGCGCCTCAAAACTATAGGGCTGCTGAAACCGAAGGAGGTATTGATTGCTCGCACCCAGCAACAGTATAATCAAGACCGTAGCTGCACCAAAAGCCGCCCATGGTAGCAACGGTTTTCCAGCTGGAGACGGTGTCGGTTTTATATTGGCAACTTGCCTTGTGATGTTCTCCATTAGACTGGCGGGTAATTGAACACCCCCAAGGACTTCGCTAATCAAGAGTTCCTCTTTCGTCTGTAAACGCTTTCGTGCCCGGTGGAGCCTGCTATGCACTGTCTTCACAGACACGCCTAAGAATTTACCAATTTCCTTGGCTGGCATTTCGCCGAGATAGTAGAGCGTCATTACCGTCCGTTCGCTCTCTGGGAGTCTTGTCAGAAGTTTTTTGACAATTTCGCTCCGATGTTCGGAGGCTTCTGTCTCACGCTGCTCGGATACATAATGGGTATAGGAGAATCTTTCTGTGTCTTCCGCGGATGTGCCCTCCAAAGATTGCATCGCAGGTTTTTTCTTACGCATCCAATTCAGGCAGAGTCGATTCGCAATAACATAAAGCCATCCGGCAAATTGGTTGGGGTTCTTGAGTGTCGGGAGTTTTTTGTAGACTTGGAGGAAGGTGTCTTGCGTAATTTCTTCGGCGTGGTGAAAATCACCGATCTTCCGCCATGCAAGCGCATGCACGCCCTTTTTGTATTTATGGACTAAGGCACTGAATGCTTCATCGTTGCCTGACAAGATGCTGTGAATCAGTTGAACGTCATCTCTTTCCATTAGGATTCTCCATGATTAGTGAATAGTTTTGATCGTTTGAATATACCCCGTAACATGGTGAAACGCTACTTCTATTATCATAGCAATGCAGCTGCTGTTTTTCCAGTAAATTCTCGTGTATATACAGGGCTATTTTAGAACCGCTTCAACTGTCCCCATGTTGTTGCGAGTTTTCCTTGGGACGTTACGGCGAACCCATCCCTGTTTGGAATTGTATCGCCGGTGACAGTAATATTATCAAAGCGTGCCGTATAATTTGTGAGACCGAAACCGGTGCCACCTGTTAGAAATTCAGGAAATTCTTCTAAGCGTCCAGGAATTACTATAGGCTCTGGAATTTCCATGACCCCCAGAATTTGCTTGTCGTTAACCCAGAGGGTGAGAATATTTTCAGAAATACGCAATTTCATAGTAGACCATTTATTCAATTTCAAAAATGGACTGAGTTTGCTTTTAAGAAGCCGAAGATTATCGTCGTCGTGAAAATTGCCATAGTGACAGATGGCTCTTGAATCAGGTTCAAGGATAGGCAGGTTCCCAATCACACACCACACTGCCCAGTTTTCCATAACCCGCGCTGCAATCGCGATATTTCCCGGACCGTGTTTTTTCAGAGGCTTTATATCGACTGTAATCGTGTAATCTTTCCACGTTTTATCCCCTGTTATGAGCAAGCGGGTGAGTCCTCCATGACTTACTGCCTGAAGTTCACCGTCAAGGATTTCCCACGAACCGGGTTCGGCATCAAGCATGATCAGTTCTTGCCACTCCTCCAAGTCAGCCGCATCAAAGGTTTCAAGAAATGTGCCAGCCCATGCGGAGAAAGTTAAGAGAAAAATAACACAGCCGGTGAGTAATAATTTCATGAAGATTCCTTTTCTCTCTTCTCCGTTAAAGCATCTTAGAACCGCTTAAGGCTTGCCCATGTCGTTGCGAGTTTTGCCCTCGATGATACGGAGAATCCTCCGTTATTTCTGACACTATTACCGGTGATAGCAAGGTTGTCGAATCTCGCTGTATAACTTGCGAGACCTACGCCGATTTTACCTGTAAGAAGAGGTGGTGTGCCTTCTTTCGGCTCCATAACTACCGGCCCCAAAACCGCCTTTCCGTTAATCCAGAAAGTTAGGGTATCACCGTGGACGCCCACCTTTAGATTCGACCACTTATTGAATTTCAAGAGCGGACTCGGTTCTTGTGCGAAAATCCGCATTCCTGTAGCGATGTGAAAATTCCCACCCATACATGTCGCCATGGGTTCAGGCACAGCCGCGAATGCTTCTCCCGCTTTCTCGAACCTCGGACTGTCTCCAATTATACAGACGACCGTTCGGTTTCCCTTAACCCGTGCTGCAATCGTAATATTACCCTCATGGTGTTTTTCCAGAGGCTTGACATCAAATTCGAAATCATAATTGCTCCATCTCTCGTCCCCCATCGTGAGTAAACGGATTAGTGCCGAGCGCGTGGCACCTTCAAGCGTACCCTCAACGACTTCCCAAGAAGTTTGTCCGATATCCGAGTCAAGCCAGATTAATTCTCGCCATTCCTCTAAATCTCTGTCATCAAATTTCTCCAAAAATTTACCTGCCCATACAGAGAAAGTAAGGAGAAAAACACTCAGTCCAACAACTATCAATTTCATACCTTTTGGTGCCCTCCGTTTTTGTGTGCGCTGTGCAGTTTGCAGGAATTGAATTCACACAGAGTGCTAAAACCTTAAATATCCATACGGAAGAATTTCAGAAACGCCACAGTTGTTAGCACGATTGCGAAGAAACAGAGCAGCAGTAGATCCAGGGCAGCGTGCTGGAGGGTTTCTCCTAAGGTCAACTCCGCGAGCGGCGGTGGCGGCATCGGAGGCGGAATTTCTCCTCTGTGGCTAAAATCCCCTGGGTCTTCTGACATCTTGCTGAATATTTCCGTATCAAGTGTCTCGTAGTAGCGAGTTCCTGTTTGGAAGTAGGTATTTTTTTTCGCTTGACCAGTTTGTGTGGCATCCGTTGCGAGAAAAATGAAAGATGCTGTCGGTGTGATTCGGGAAAAATTTATACCGATTGTGTCTTGGTGTTTTCTCTCTCGCTGATAACGTCTATCGAGTTGCGCCGCGAGGTCCCGGTATTTTACCCGAGCCGCCTCTTCAAGAGGTGCCATCTTCTCATTCATTTTCTCGTAGTGTTCCGGCCCCATTGTAAAGACGGCAGTCCCTCCCTGCGCCTGCGGGGGGTTAGATTTCATCATTTCCGACAACACTTCACTCATCATTTTCCCTCTTTCCGATTCAAGGCCGGCCCGCAATTCTGCTCGCCTCGCTGTTTTTTCCCTGTAGACGCTCTCCGCTGTTGAAGTCGGTGCGACGATTTGTGCCGCCAGAAACCCAACCCGCGGTAAGATGAGGACAACGAACACCCAGACGGTAAATGCAACGATAAGTGCTGTCTTGGCACTGTCGAAATAGATTGAGATCACCGCCCCTACTGCAAAAAAGACCGCAATGTAGAGCAGCGAGACAAAGATAAGACACAGGATTCGCAGAAAGGTGTCCGATTCAGATAGTGGAAAGCCTTGCAAAACGAGCACGAGTAAACCGATGATTACCGAGATTAAGAACGGAAGGATGAAGACGAAATATCCACCGATGAGTTTGCTCCACAAAAAGATATCGCGAGGCAGCGCATTGGCGAGGGTTATCCGAAGTGTTCCGGCTTCTCTTTCGCCCGCAACGGCATCAAACGTAAACAATAATGCCAGTAGACTAAAGACGGTGCTGACGACAAACACGAAGTCGAGATGCCCCAAAAGAAAGGCTATTGGCGCGGTGGACAGTGACGCTTCGCCCCGCGTTATTCCGTTGCGTGTCATACCGAGATAACTCGGGAGCGCGGATTCCAAACCCGTCGCAAACACACTTAAAGGTGTCGGTTTAAGAATCAGCTTAGAAACTTCAAAATTCGGATCCGTTGACCCTTTTGCAGTAAAACTAAAGCTGTGTTTCGGACCTGCCGATTCCTTATCATTTTCGTCTTCAAGAGCGTCTTCGTCCTTGAGAATTTCTTGTTCTTGATAGTCGATTTGGCGTTTGAGATAATGATGGTAATTGATATGCAAGTTAAGCGGGATGAGCAGGACACACATCAGCAGCAGCGCGACAAACCGCGCACTCAGGATGTGATGCATCATCTCTTTCTGAATTAAGGTCATTAACATGAGCGCACCCTCATTCCATGGTAAAGTGTTAGGACTTACGCAATTTTGATTTTAGCACGCACTGTTAAGTGGGGTGCTTGGAAAGACCGCAGATGGTCTCTTGGCACAGGCTAACAGCCTATGCTACAGAAGAGTAGCATGCAGAAGTCCTGAGTATCGTAAAATTTGAAGCAAACGATCGTGTAATGTTGGTAAAGTGATATAGGTAGAACTTCGGTTCTTTTTTTATCTTACACGATTTACGCTGAAAAGTTTTGAAAACAAATATGGTAAGCACCCACCCTATTCAATTAAGGTCCCAGTTCCATCTATAATGATAACATTGTCGCCGTTACTGAGGCCTTTAATATCGATTACGTCGCTTAGGCGACGATCTCCTAACTCTATCCACTCGGATGTCTGTGTAGTTTTCAACTCGTCAATCACTATAAAACTTGAATCCTTTTCCAAAGAATTA includes these proteins:
- a CDS encoding T9SS type A sorting domain-containing protein, which gives rise to MKTTLFWILVALLAVFIILPNTFAQDYITLGLPEGAKARLGKGRINEIKYSPDGARLAVVSIIGIWIYDAQTGEELELITGHTSAVNGVAFSPDGTTIASASEDTTIRLWDANTGSHLRTLSGHTFGVNSVAFSPDSTTIASGSEDATVRLWDVNTGSEHRTLTGHTKQVNRVRNGVTSVAFSPDGTTIASGAADKTIRLWDANTGSHLRTLTEHRSGVNSVAFSPDGNTLASGSWDSTARLWDANTGNPLHTLTGHWAAVFSVAFSPDGNTLASGSYNDTIRLWDVDTGSHLRTLAEHTGWVIGVAFSPDGTTLATGSYDGTARLWNANTGNPLHMFTGYTSAVIGVAFSPDGSTVASGNEDRTVRLWDANTGNLLHTLTGHTDWVNSITFSPDGNTLATGSYDDTARLWDANTGNLLHTLTEHTDWIRDVAFSPDGNTLATASGDNTARLWDVNTGSPLRTITGHTHWLRSVAFSPDGNTLATGSYDNTARLWDVNTGSHLRTFTGHSNGVTRVAFTSDGNTLATGSYDDTARLWDVNTGDSLHRLTGHTDAIVSIALSPDGATLATASWDNTVGLWDVNTGSHLRTLTGHGDEVDGVAFSPDGNTIATGSKDGTILLWELNPSTPSDVTEPLSDATKSTRRREDVNGDDIVNIQDLVWVASNLGQSGSNPADVNRDGIVNIQDLVLVAGALGSSDSAPAMNPQVLQTFITADVEKWLQEARQLPLTDPAFQRGILILEQLLATSTPKQTALLPNYPNPLNPETWIPYQLAKPANVKISIYAADGKFVRRLALGTQGAGIYESRSRAAYWDGRNTVGEPVTSGLYFYTFTAGDFSETRRMVILK
- a CDS encoding sigma-70 family RNA polymerase sigma factor: MERDDVQLIHSILSGNDEAFSALVHKYKKGVHALAWRKIGDFHHAEEITQDTFLQVYKKLPTLKNPNQFAGWLYVIANRLCLNWMRKKKPAMQSLEGTSAEDTERFSYTHYVSEQRETEASEHRSEIVKKLLTRLPESERTVMTLYYLGEMPAKEIGKFLGVSVKTVHSRLHRARKRLQTKEELLISEVLGGVQLPASLMENITRQVANIKPTPSPAGKPLLPWAAFGAATVLIILLLGASNQYLLRFQQPYSFEAQSEPTIEIVDAFIVVDIDAKPAVRNQVGRAATPGKSGSTGLQSTETTLASNTQNDLAKFSASQWTQTNGPYGGAVHNIFATSDRTLYAAAQSGIYKRAVGETVWTLTNSDISTNGSRMPMAAHDDTLYIVSTDKILASIDKGETWHVFCARPKGHAIGLIITDEVQEHNSHSHIVMYLALQDEGVFRSTDAGTQWDLLKDGLADESIHAVTAIRNIVFAGTSSGIYRLDSDIWQHLSASPSEPVYWMTGFENSLYVGTGSDLSRWEWIEPNQKFTANIIADINPKSLGGIFHSTDFGASWTEITHGNESDLMRPELGMSIPADTGKILLSQGIVTVDKNTFYRASSSGVHRTTDGGKSWHAFTSGIRETTIQYLVAVNNRLYGYTRGVLVQSIDGGETWETVQIDCDSQIRETMEQKFAYLNLASQLAIANDVLYGMAPEKDSMIDLQLSEITSIKDYLRIFQLSAEDNILVPVQGAPTFERESSFVELWTEDPSPNKPEKNDNLSDTTYLIDKFEGIGGFAVTGQTFYAEWKQKLFKWKYGDPEWTDTGLMDTTEPLNKALDTGFKLAASADTVYVGKRDGKLFQSLDGGKSWKNITPTLPFHFTRFKEIIFAGSTVYVATDAGVLSSQTGAHWSVLTDRTGKRMMIDNLAAEGTTVYGAGDAGVYRLDAHGKWDQISPNIPDKIVSLVVSNDRLYIATQQRGIFHIPLEA
- a CDS encoding DUF1080 domain-containing protein: MKLLLTGCVIFLLTFSAWAGTFLETFDAADLEEWQELIMLDAEPGSWEILDGELQAVSHGGLTRLLITGDKTWKDYTITVDIKPLKKHGPGNIAIAARVMENWAVWCVIGNLPILEPDSRAICHYGNFHDDDNLRLLKSKLSPFLKLNKWSTMKLRISENILTLWVNDKQILGVMEIPEPIVIPGRLEEFPEFLTGGTGFGLTNYTARFDNITVTGDTIPNRDGFAVTSQGKLATTWGQLKRF
- a CDS encoding DUF1080 domain-containing protein, translating into MKLIVVGLSVFLLTFSVWAGKFLEKFDDRDLEEWRELIWLDSDIGQTSWEVVEGTLEGATRSALIRLLTMGDERWSNYDFEFDVKPLEKHHEGNITIAARVKGNRTVVCIIGDSPRFEKAGEAFAAVPEPMATCMGGNFHIATGMRIFAQEPSPLLKFNKWSNLKVGVHGDTLTFWINGKAVLGPVVMEPKEGTPPLLTGKIGVGLASYTARFDNLAITGNSVRNNGGFSVSSRAKLATTWASLKRF
- a CDS encoding ABC transporter permease, whose amino-acid sequence is MLMTLIQKEMMHHILSARFVALLLMCVLLIPLNLHINYHHYLKRQIDYQEQEILKDEDALEDENDKESAGPKHSFSFTAKGSTDPNFEVSKLILKPTPLSVFATGLESALPSYLGMTRNGITRGEASLSTAPIAFLLGHLDFVFVVSTVFSLLALLFTFDAVAGEREAGTLRITLANALPRDIFLWSKLIGGYFVFILPFLISVIIGLLVLVLQGFPLSESDTFLRILCLIFVSLLYIAVFFAVGAVISIYFDSAKTALIVAFTVWVFVVLILPRVGFLAAQIVAPTSTAESVYREKTARRAELRAGLESERGKMMSEVLSEMMKSNPPQAQGGTAVFTMGPEHYEKMNEKMAPLEEAARVKYRDLAAQLDRRYQRERKHQDTIGINFSRITPTASFIFLATDATQTGQAKKNTYFQTGTRYYETLDTEIFSKMSEDPGDFSHRGEIPPPMPPPPLAELTLGETLQHAALDLLLLCFFAIVLTTVAFLKFFRMDI